A stretch of the Capsicum annuum cultivar UCD-10X-F1 chromosome 10, UCD10Xv1.1, whole genome shotgun sequence genome encodes the following:
- the LOC107845258 gene encoding bifunctional epoxide hydrolase 2 has protein sequence MEKIHHNYVNVRGLKLHYAEIGTGPVVVFLHGFPEIWYSWRHQMIAVAEAGFRAIAPDFRGYGLSELPTEPEKATFKDLVDDLHDMLDSVGIDKIFLVGKDFGARVLYHFALVYPERVSAVAALGMPFILTGPQTFPRDLLPKGFYMLRWQEPGRAEKDFGQFDIKTVIKNIYILFSGSELPAAKDDNEEIMDLVDPSTPLPTWFTEDDLANYASLYENSGFQLALQVPYRAWLEDYGVEDLKIKVPCLLVMGEKDYALKFGALEQYITSGMVKEYVPDLETIFLPEGSHFVQEQFPDKVNQLIITFLNKLK, from the exons ATGGAGAAAATTCACCACAATTATGTGAATGTAAGAGGACTCAAGCTTCACTATGCAGAAATTGGAACAG gTCCTGTAGTAGTGTTTCTTCATGGATTTCCCGAGATATGGTACTCGTGGAGGCATCAAATGATAGCAGTAGCGGAAGCAGGATTTCGAGCCATAGCCCCAGATTTTAGAGGCTATGGTTTGTCTGAGTTGCCTACAGAACCCGAGAAGGCTACATTCAAGGACCTTGTTGATGATCTACATGACATGCTTGATTCAGTAGGCATCGATAAG ATTTTTCTTGTTGGGAAGGATTTTGGAGCTAGAGTACTTTACCATTTTGCCCTTGTATACCCTGAAAGAGTTTCAGCAGTTGCAGCACTTGGTATGCCATTCATTCTCACTGGTCCACAAACATTTCCTAGAGATCTCCTTCCAAAAGGTTTCTATATGTTGAGATGGCAG GAACCAGGGCGAGCTGAAAAGGACTTTGGTCAATTTGATATAAAAACAGTAATTaagaacatatatatattattctctGGAAGTGAATTGCCAGCAGcaaaagatgataatgaagaaataATGGACTTGGTTGATCCATCTACTCCATTGCCTACCTGGTTTACTGAAGATGATCTTGCAAACTATGCATCTCTTTATGAAAACTCAGGCTTCCAACTTGCGTTGCAGGTGCCTTACAG GGCTTGGCTAGAAGACTATGGAGTTGAAGATCTCAAAATCAAAGTTCCTTGTCTGCTTGTGATGGGGGAGAAGGATTATGCACTTAAGTTTGGTGCATTAGAGCAATACATTACAAGTGGAATGGTGAAAGAGTATGTACCTGATCTTGAAACCATATTCTTACCAGAAGGAAGCCATTTTGTCCAAGAACAGTTTCCTGATAAGGTCAATCAGTTGATCATCACCTTCCTCAACAAGCTCAAATGA
- the LOC107845257 gene encoding lanC-like protein GCL2 isoform X1 has product MADRFYPNVMPDFVAENPAAEQVVEEEHSIPQQGTHESLLKLLSTPYHTLSEKFKRAALDVKETVLVETWGLTRQQVSDFTLYCGTLGTAFLLFKAYQVTKNTNGLAVCSQIVKDCDAASRHSRDVTFLCGRAGVCALGAAVAKYMGDDQLVFYYVSQFKEIKLTKDLPDELLYGRAGYLWAFLFINKHIGRGTIPSTYSAAVINEIIKNGRKLGGRGRSPLMYEWYGEMYWGAAHGLAGIMYVLMDFELEPNDLDDVKETLKYMVKNRFPSGNYPASEEDRRIDALVHWCHGAPGIALTLVKAAEFIFKIFQYQVFGDEEFLNAAVDAAEVVWNRGLLKRVGMCHGISGNAYVFLSLYRLTGNAEYLYRAKAFACFLLDRAHKLLMEGEMHGGDSPYSLFEGIAGMAYLFLDMTDPKNARFPAYE; this is encoded by the exons ATGGCGGATCGGTTTTACCCAAATGTAATGCCGGATTTCGTTGCAGAAAATCCGGCTGCTGAACAAGTAGTGGAAGAAGAGCATTCAATTCCACAACAAGGAACGCATGAATCATTGTTGAAGCTTCTATCTACACCGTATCATACTTTATCTGAGAAATTCAAACGCGCCGCTCTGGATGTCAAAGAAACT GTATTGGTGGAGACATGGGGACTAACAAGGCAACAAGTTTCGGACTTTACACTCTATTGTGGAACTCTTGGGACTGCTTTTTTGCTCTTCAAGGCCTATCAGGTGACAAAGAACACGAACGGCCTTGCTGTTTGCTCTCAGATTGTTAAGGATTGTGATGCTGCTTCTCGACACTCAAG GGATGTCACGTTCCTATGTGGCAGAGCTGGGGTTTGTGCACTAGGTGCGGCTGTTGCAAAGTACATGGGTGATGATCAATTGGTTTTTTACTATGTATCTCAATTTAAAGAG ATAAAATTAACAAAAGATCTTCCTGATGAATTGCTGTATGGTCGCGCTGGATACCTCTGGGCCTTTCTATTCATAAATAAGCATATTGGCAGAGGAACAATTCCTTCCACCTACAGT GCTGCTGTGATTAATGAAATcatcaagaatggaagaaaattGGGAGGGAGGGGCAGAAGCCCATTGATGTATGAATGGTATGGTGAGATGTACTGGGGTGCAGCTCATGGATTGGCTGGAATTATGTATGTTCTGATGGACTTTGAACTGGAACCCAATGATCTTGATGATGTCAAGGAGACTTTAAAGTACATGGTTAAGAATCGGTTTCCAAGTGGAAATTACCCTGCAAGTGAAGAAGATAGGAGGATTGATGCACTCGTGCATTGGTGTCATGGAGCTCCTGGTATTGCACTAACACTTGTCAAGGCAGCTGAG tttatttttaaaatattccaaTACCAGGTTTTTGGAGACGAAGAATTTCTTAATGCAGCAGTAGATGCAGCAGAGGTTGTATGGAACCGCGGCCTTCTTAAGCGTGTTGGGATGTGTCATGGTATCAGCGGTAATGCTTATGTCTTCCTATCTCTGTATCGGCTCACGGGAAATGCGGAGTACTTGTATAGGGCCAAAGCTTTTGCCTGCTTCCTTCTTGATAGAGCTCACAAGCTACTAATGGAAGGAGAGATGCATGGTGGAGATAGCCCCTACTCTCTTTTTGAAGGTATTGCGGGTATGGCTTATCTTTTCCTAGACATGACGGATCCTAAAAACGCTAGATTTCCTGCCTATGAGTGA
- the LOC107845257 gene encoding lanC-like protein GCL2 isoform X2, whose amino-acid sequence MADRFYPNVMPDFVAENPAAEQVVEEEHSIPQQGTHESLLKLLSTPYHTLSEKFKRAALDVKETVLVETWGLTRQQVSDFTLYCGTLGTAFLLFKAYQVTKNTNGLAVCSQIVKDCDAASRHSRDVTFLCGRAGVCALGAAVAKYMGDDQLVFYYVSQFKEIKLTKDLPDELLYGRAGYLWAFLFINKHIGRGTIPSTYSAAVINEIIKNGRKLGGRGRSPLMYEWYGEMYWGAAHGLAGIMYVLMDFELEPNDLDDVKETLKYMVKNRFPSGNYPASEEDRRIDALVHWCHGAPGIALTLVKAAEVFGDEEFLNAAVDAAEVVWNRGLLKRVGMCHGISGNAYVFLSLYRLTGNAEYLYRAKAFACFLLDRAHKLLMEGEMHGGDSPYSLFEGIAGMAYLFLDMTDPKNARFPAYE is encoded by the exons ATGGCGGATCGGTTTTACCCAAATGTAATGCCGGATTTCGTTGCAGAAAATCCGGCTGCTGAACAAGTAGTGGAAGAAGAGCATTCAATTCCACAACAAGGAACGCATGAATCATTGTTGAAGCTTCTATCTACACCGTATCATACTTTATCTGAGAAATTCAAACGCGCCGCTCTGGATGTCAAAGAAACT GTATTGGTGGAGACATGGGGACTAACAAGGCAACAAGTTTCGGACTTTACACTCTATTGTGGAACTCTTGGGACTGCTTTTTTGCTCTTCAAGGCCTATCAGGTGACAAAGAACACGAACGGCCTTGCTGTTTGCTCTCAGATTGTTAAGGATTGTGATGCTGCTTCTCGACACTCAAG GGATGTCACGTTCCTATGTGGCAGAGCTGGGGTTTGTGCACTAGGTGCGGCTGTTGCAAAGTACATGGGTGATGATCAATTGGTTTTTTACTATGTATCTCAATTTAAAGAG ATAAAATTAACAAAAGATCTTCCTGATGAATTGCTGTATGGTCGCGCTGGATACCTCTGGGCCTTTCTATTCATAAATAAGCATATTGGCAGAGGAACAATTCCTTCCACCTACAGT GCTGCTGTGATTAATGAAATcatcaagaatggaagaaaattGGGAGGGAGGGGCAGAAGCCCATTGATGTATGAATGGTATGGTGAGATGTACTGGGGTGCAGCTCATGGATTGGCTGGAATTATGTATGTTCTGATGGACTTTGAACTGGAACCCAATGATCTTGATGATGTCAAGGAGACTTTAAAGTACATGGTTAAGAATCGGTTTCCAAGTGGAAATTACCCTGCAAGTGAAGAAGATAGGAGGATTGATGCACTCGTGCATTGGTGTCATGGAGCTCCTGGTATTGCACTAACACTTGTCAAGGCAGCTGAG GTTTTTGGAGACGAAGAATTTCTTAATGCAGCAGTAGATGCAGCAGAGGTTGTATGGAACCGCGGCCTTCTTAAGCGTGTTGGGATGTGTCATGGTATCAGCGGTAATGCTTATGTCTTCCTATCTCTGTATCGGCTCACGGGAAATGCGGAGTACTTGTATAGGGCCAAAGCTTTTGCCTGCTTCCTTCTTGATAGAGCTCACAAGCTACTAATGGAAGGAGAGATGCATGGTGGAGATAGCCCCTACTCTCTTTTTGAAGGTATTGCGGGTATGGCTTATCTTTTCCTAGACATGACGGATCCTAAAAACGCTAGATTTCCTGCCTATGAGTGA